One stretch of Paramormyrops kingsleyae isolate MSU_618 chromosome 4, PKINGS_0.4, whole genome shotgun sequence DNA includes these proteins:
- the ptchd1 gene encoding patched domain-containing protein 1 produces the protein MVLTQRWERLATRSVFLDPPSRLRSRMLRQLLHEGLRTSFYRLGHFIANHPVFFASAPVLISILLGASFSRYRIEENVEHLLAPKHSLAKIEGNLVDSLFPVNRSKHTLYSDLQTPGRYGRVIVTSGRGSVLDQHHVDLILNLHSAITRIQVDMLGFNYTFAHLCLLDDSNSCIVDDILRVLEELRVWRASNRTVPALRYPITRLRDGREAYIGHQLGGVQRVGRDGAAVRSARALQLTYYLQAAGALNEAVASRWETQFCRTLERFREAHPELGLLPFTSSSLQRDFQRSSHVAGRPLLGGLALCALLALLCCSMRDCVRSKPWLGLLALVTVGLATLTSAGIVNLTGGKYNSTFLGIPFILLGHGLLGTFEMLSSWRRTREDQHVKERAAAVFSDSMLPFSASTAMYLVTFGIGASPFTNIEAVRLFCRNTCVAIVFSYLYVLTFYGANLVFAGYLENNYQHSLFCRKVPRPEVLQQRPSWYRCLMHTQYNEEATEPGDLRAYERHLLVSFVKHYYCDWITNTYVKPFVVLFYLVYVSFALMGYLQVSEGSDLSNMVATETSTIAYTRAQQRFFSSYSPVIGFYIYESIEYWNASVQEDLLEYTKGFERISWFESYLGYLRSLNLSSTLPRHNFTELLRNGFLKQPQFLHFSDDIIFARRSDGDADVAASRMFLVAKTTENKREEMSVLLDTLRRLSHTSRVKFIIFNPSFVYMDRYAASVCAPLNNACIAALFLLFFSAFLAADPLVNVWLTVTVASVAFGAVGFMTLWRVELDCVSVLCLIHGVNHAIDAGSPLVSTFALGRDYTRTRWVQQALERHGVPLLQTYLCYGAALLPLAAVPSNLTRTLFRCLFLTALITLFHCLAILPVVLTFLPPSKKKRKGKKASENREEIECVEMADSTRVVDQITTV, from the exons ATGGTGCTGACCCAGCGCTGGGAGAGGCTCGCAACCCGCAGTGTGTTCCTCGACCCGCCGTCGCGACTGCGCTCCAGGATGCTGCGGCAGCTCCTCCACGAAGGACTCAGGACGTCTTTCTACAGGCTCGGACACTTTATCGCCAACCACCCGGTCTTCTTCGCCTCGGCGCCCGTGCTCATCTCCATCCTGCTCGGCGCCAGCTTCAGTCGCTACCGCATCGAGGAGAACGTGGAGCACCTGTTGGCTCCCAAGCACAGTTTGGCCAAGATAGAGGGCAACTTGGTGGACAGCCTGTTTCCCGTCAACAGATCGAAGCACACGCTGTACTCGGACCTGCAGACGCCGGGGAGATACGGGCGCGTGATCGTCACCTCCGGGCGGGGAAGCGTCTTGGACCAACACCATGTTGATCTTATTTTGAAC CTCCACAGCGCCATCACCCGAATCCAGGTGGACATGCTGGGCTTCAACTACACCTTTGCACACCTGTGCCTGCTGGATGACAGCAACAGCTGCATCGTGGATGACATCCTACGTGTGTTGGAGGAGCTGCGGGTGTGGCGGGCCTCCAACCGGACAGTGCCGGCCCTGCGCTACCCCATCACACGGTTGCGCGACGGCCGCGAGGCCTACATTGGCCACCAACTGGGCGGGGTGCAGAGAGTTGGCCGCGATGGGGCCGCAGTGCGCTCCGCCCGCGCCCTGCAGCTCACATACTACCTGCAGGCGGCCGGGGCGCTCAACGAGGCGGTGGCGTCACGCTGGGAGACCCAATTTTGCCGCACACTGGAGCGCTTCCGGGAGGCACACCCGGAGCTGGGCCTGCTGCCCTTCACCTCCTCCTCGCTGCAGCGCGACTTCCAGCGGAGCAGCCATGTGGctgggcgccccctgctgggcggCCTAGCGCTGTGCGCGCTGCTCGCACTGCTGTGCTGCTCCATGCGAGACTGTGTGCGCTCCAAGCCCTGGCTGGGCCTCCTCGCCTTGGTCACCGTGGGTCTGGCCACCCTCACTTCGGCCGGCATCGTCAACCTCACCGGGGGCAAATACAACTCCACCTTCTTGGGCATCCCGTTCATCCTGCTGG gACACGGCTTGCTGGGCACCTTCGAAATGCTGTCATCGTGGCGCCGCACGAGGGAGGACCAGCACGTGAAGGAGCGTGCGGCGGCCGTCTTCTCGGACTCCATGCTGCCCTTCAGTGCAAGCACCGCCATGTACCTGGTGACATTCGGCATCGGGGCCAGCCCCTTCACCAACATTGAGGCTGTGCGCCTCTTCTGCAGGAACACCTGTGTGGCCATCGTGTTCAGCTACCTCTACGTCCTCACCTTTTACGGTGCCAACCTTGTCTTTGCCGGCTACCTGGAAAACAACTACCAGCACAGCCTCTTCTGCCGGAAGGTGCCCCGGCCAGAGGTGCTGCAGCAGCGGCCCAGCTGGTACCGCTGTCTCATGCACACGCAATACAACGAGGAGGCCACTGAACCGGGTGACCTCCGTGCTTAcgagcgccacctgctggtgtcCTTTGTGAAGCACTACTACTGCGACTGGATCACCAACACATATGTGAAGCCCTTTGTGGTCCTCTTCTACCTGGTCTACGTCTCCTTTGCCCTCATGGGTTACCTGCAGGTTAGCGAGGGCTCTGACCTCAGCAACATGGTTGCTACAGAGACTAGCACCATTGCCTACACGCGGGCTCAGCAGAGGTTTTTCAGCAGCTATAGCCCCGTCATTGGTTTCTACATCTACGAGTCCATCGAGTACTGGAATGCCAGCGTGCAGGAGGACCTCCTGGAGTACACCAAGGGCTTTGAGAGGATCTCTTGGTTTGAGAGCTACCTGGGCTACCTGCGCAGCCTCAACCTGAGCTCCACACTGCCCCGGCACAACTTCACTGAGCTGCTGCGGAATGGCTTCCTCAAGCAGCCGCAGTTCCTGCACTTCTCCGACGACATCATCTTCGCCCGCCGCAGCGACGGCGACGCCGACGTAGCCGCCTCGCGCATGTTCCTTGTCGCTAAGACCACCGAGAACAAGAGGGAGGAGATGTCAGTCTTGCTGGACACGCTCCGCCGGCTCTCGCATACTTCTCGTGTGAAGTTCATTATCTTCAACCCCTCCTTTGTCTACATGGACCGCTATGCCGCCTCCGTGTGCGCGCCACTTAACAACGCCTGCATCGCCGCCCTCTTCCTGCTCTTCTTCTCTGCCTTCCTGGCAGCTGACCCACTGGTAAATGTGTGGCTCACGGTCACTGTGGCCTCAGTGGCCTTTGGGGCGGTCGGCTTCATGACCCTGTGGCGGGTGGAGCTGGACTGCGTCTCCGTCCTCTGCCTGATCCACGGTGTGAACCATGCCATTGACGCTGGCAGCCCCCTGGTCTCCACGTTCGCCTTGGGCCGGGACTACACGCGCACCCGCTGGGTGCAGCAGGCGCTTGAGCGGCACGGGGTGCCCCTGCTGCAGACCTACCTGTGCTATGGCGCTGCCCTGCTGCCCCTGGCCGCCGTGCCGTCCAATCTGACCCGCACACTCTTCCGGTGCCTCTTTCTCACAGCGCTCATCACTCTTTTCCACTGCTTGGCCATCCTGCCTGTGGTTCTGACGTTCCTGCCACCATCCAAGAAGAAACGTAAGGGCAAGAAAGCCTCCGAGAACAGGGAGGAGATTGAGTGTGTGGAGATGGCAGATAGTACTCGCGTGGTTGACCAAATTACCACTGTTTAA